One Brassica napus cultivar Da-Ae chromosome C4, Da-Ae, whole genome shotgun sequence genomic region harbors:
- the LOC111210404 gene encoding putative UDP-arabinose 4-epimerase 2, whose translation MLNLGRARIQGRQNRSMSFEGSDYADQKKNNDHTGKIVLVISLTAMCILVLKQSPTFDTPSVFSQHEPGVTHVLVTGGAGYIGSHAALRLLKDSYRVTIVDNLSRGNLGAVKILQQLFPEPGRLQFIYADLGDAHAVNKIFSENAFDAVMHFAAVAYVGESTQFPLKYYHNITSNTLVVLETMAAHGVKTLIYSSTCATYGEPEKMPITEETPQVPINPYGKAKKMAEDIILDFSKNSNMAVMILRYFNVIGSDPEGRLGEAPRPELREHGRISGACFDAARGIIPGLQIKGTDYKTLDGTCVRDYIDVTDLVDAHVKALEKAKPNRVGIFNVGTGKGSSVKEFVEACKKATGVDIKVDYLERRAGDYAEVYSDPRKIREELNWTAKHTNLKESLETAWRWQKLHRNGYESSSFSSSSLFSAY comes from the exons ATGCTGAATCTTGGTAGAGCAAGAATCCAAGGCAGGCAAAACAGATCCATGTCTTTTGAAG GATCAGATTACGCAGACCAGAAGAAGAACAATGATCACACGGGGAAGATTGTTTTGGTTATTTCCCTAACAGCAATGTGCATTTTAGTGCTCAAGCAATCTCCAACTTTCGATACCCCAAGTGTG TTCTCTCAACATGAGCCTGGAGTTACCCACGTTCTAGTCACTGGTGGTGCAGGATACATCGGATCACACGCAGCTTTACGGCTTCTCAAAGACTCATACCGTGTAACCATCgtg GACAATCTATCACGTGGCAACCTCGGTGCAGTCAAGATACTGCAGCAGCTGTTTCCTGAACCTGGAAGGCTTCAGTTCATTTACGCTGATCTTGGAGATGCACATGCT GTTAACAAAATATTCTCAGAGAATGCATTTGACGCTGTGATGCACTTCGCAGCTGTTGCTTATGTTGGAGAAAGCACACAGTTTCCTCTCAA GTATTACCACAACATCACTTCAAACACATTAGTGGTTTTAGAGACCATGGCTGCTCATGGTGTGAAGACTTTGATATATTCGAGCACATGTGCTACTTATGGAGAGCCTGAGAAGATGCCAATAACAGAGGAAACTCCTCAGGTTCCTATCAATCCATATGGAAAGGCTAAGAAAATGGCAGAAGATATCATCTTGGACTTCTCCAAAAACTCCAATATGGCTGTCATGATCCTTAGATATTTTAATGTGATTGGTTCTGATCCTGAGGGAAGACTTGGTGAAGCTCCAAGACCAGAACTCAGAGAGCATGGAAGGATCTCTGGTGCTTGCTTTGATGCTGCACGTGGCATCATTCCCGGTCTACAG ATTAAAGGAACAGACTACAAGACGCTTGATGGGACTTGTGTACGTGACTACATAGATGTCACAGACCTTGTTGATGCTCATGTCAAAGCTCTTGAAAAGGCGAAACCTAACAGAGTTGGAATCTTCAATGTTGGTACAGGGAAAG GTAGCTCGGTGAAGGAGTTTGTGGAAGCGTGCAAGAAGGCGACAGGGGTTGATATAAAGGTCGATTACTTGGAGAGACGAGCAGGAGACTACGCAGAGGTTTACAGCGATCCAAGAAAGATTAGAGAGGAGCTTAATTGGACAGCTAAGCACACAAATCTTAAAGAGAGTTTGGAGACTGCATGGAGATGGCAAAAGCTTCACCGCAATGGCTatgaatcttcttctttttcttcttcctccttgtTCTCTGCTTACTGA
- the LOC111210403 gene encoding uncharacterized protein LOC111210403 — MRHHLIEGLKDQYMTIENPLDLWNALKHRYDHQKMVLLPKARHDWMHLRFMDFKSVDEYNSALFKIVSILRLCGEEVSDVMMLEKTYTTFKQSNSVLQQQYRTKGFATYTDLISCLLLAEANNELLMKNSGARPAGTAPLPEAHDVEKKDPKETYYAHDNRKPYGQGRGGYMGRRRDNHNGRENYSAGRRGNHNNRGRGSNYGRGRGSYGRGRGGISKPSHTSKSLCHRCRMDNHWAKNCRTPKHLDNKDDQMDFETSDCLKD, encoded by the exons atgcgccatcatctcatAGAAGGTCTTAAGGATCAGTACATGACGATTGAGAATCCATTGGATCTTTGGAATGCTTTAAAGcacagatatgatcaccaaaagatggtgttgcttccaaaggcaagGCACGATTGGATGCATCTCAGATTCATGGACTTtaagtccgtggacgagtataaTTCAGCCTTGTTCAAAATCGTTTCTATACTAAGGCTGTGTGGTGAAGAAGTGTCCGATGTGatgatgcttgaaaagacctaTACGACTTTCAAACAATCGAATTCTGTGTTGCAACAGCAATATAGAACAAAAGGTTttgccacatatactgatctgatctcatgtctTCTCCTGGCCGAGGCAAATAATGAGCTTCTCATGAAGAACAGTGGAGCTAGACCGGCCGGAACAGCACCATTACCCGAAGCCCATGATgttgaaaagaaagatcccaaagaaACCTACTACGCCCATGACAACAGGAAACCATACGGTCAAGGCCGTGGTGGGTACATGGGGCGTAGGCGTGACAATCACAACGGTCGAGAAAACTACTCAGCCGGCCGAagaggaaaccacaataaccgtggtcgtggttccaattacggtCGGGGCCGAGGGAGTTATGGCCGTGGacgaggtggcatatccaaaccatcccACACGTCCAAGTCTTTATGTCACAGATGCAGGATGGACAatcattgggccaagaactgcAGAACTCCAAAACACTT GGACAACAAAGATGACCAAATGGATTTTGAGACATCCGACTGTCTAAAGGATTAG